Proteins encoded by one window of Candidatus Zixiibacteriota bacterium:
- a CDS encoding DUF1579 domain-containing protein, translating into MKVEAQKEHAWLRRMVGGWTYEIEACMKPGEAPVKFGGREVVRSAGDIWIIADGEGEMPGGGTGKTMLTAGYDTRSNRFVGSWVGSMMTYLWVYEGELDSAQKVLTLNCEGPDFMGDSGTLKYKDVHTLISDNERTLTGNVLGKDGKWTEMMMCKYRRVR; encoded by the coding sequence ATGAAAGTCGAAGCACAAAAAGAACATGCCTGGCTGCGCCGAATGGTGGGCGGATGGACATACGAAATCGAAGCCTGTATGAAACCGGGCGAGGCGCCGGTAAAATTCGGCGGCAGAGAGGTAGTTCGCTCGGCCGGAGATATCTGGATTATCGCTGACGGCGAGGGAGAGATGCCTGGGGGCGGCACCGGGAAGACCATGCTGACAGCCGGGTACGACACGCGCAGCAACCGGTTCGTCGGCTCGTGGGTGGGGTCGATGATGACCTACCTGTGGGTGTACGAGGGTGAGCTCGACTCCGCTCAGAAGGTGCTGACGCTCAACTGCGAGGGACCGGATTTCATGGGTGACAGCGGCACGCTGAAGTACAAGGACGTGCACACGCTGATCTCCGACAACGAGCGCACGCTGACCGGAAATGTGCTCGGTAAGGACGGCAAGTGGACCGAGATGATGATGTGTAAGTACCGCCGGGTGAGATAG